Proteins encoded by one window of Salvia splendens isolate huo1 chromosome 5, SspV2, whole genome shotgun sequence:
- the LOC121802825 gene encoding protein translation factor SUI1 homolog 2, translating into MSDLDIQIPTTFDPFTDANADNSSTGSKDYVHIRVQQRNGRKSLTTVQGLKKEFSYNKILKDLKKEFCCNGTVVQDPELGQVIQLQGDQRKNVSTFLVQAGIVKKDYIKIHGF; encoded by the exons ATGTCTGATCTTGATATCCAGATTCCCACTACTTTTG ATCCTTTTACTGATGCAAATGCTGACAACTCTAGCACTGGGTCAAAGGATTACGTACACATTCGGGTACAGCAGCGGAATGGTCGGAAAAGCCTGACAACTGTGCAGGGATTGAAGAAGGAGTTTAGCTACAACAAAATCTTGAAGGATCTTAAGAAGGAGTTCTGCTGCAATGGAACTGTTGTCCAGGATCCAGAACTAGGCCAA GTTATTCAACTCCAAGGTGATCAGCGGAAGAACGTCTCTACTTTTCTTGTTCAG GCTGGAATTGTGAAGAAGGACTATATCAAGATTCATGGTTTCTAA
- the LOC121802466 gene encoding FHA domain-containing protein DDL-like isoform X1, with translation MGRRNSVSPVRTDRSPRRRSPSRRERSPAREKGKSPPKHRSSNADRLSSRTRSPKRARSRSPASHSPVRERLHTRTKPPHPKKSPSRSPVHAKQKTSSRTRSPNQEKSRSLPPLSPRSKRLKRAKSERDADKGSEREYEKNHNRKSGKAAREEEELDRHLPTEKKERRSGRDDAGNSSRSRHERSHSPSDRRRMGQRRSRSPSAADNRGRNELTNSRDDEDRSNGESEALVKMRAVEESLEAKEKQHKPSFELSGKLAAETNRVKGVTLLFNEPPDARKPEVRWRLYVFKGGEVLNDPLYVHRQSCYLFGRERRVADIPTDHPSCSKQHSVLQYRQVEEENPDGGVTKRVRPYLMDLGSTNGTFVNDERLESQRYYELFEKDTIKFGNSSREYVLLHENSTG, from the exons ATGGGGCGCCGCAACTCTGTCTCTCCTGTCAGAACTGATAGGTCTCCTCGTAGGAGAAGCCCATCTAGAAGAGAAAGATCTCCTGCTCGTGAAAAAGGGAAATCTCCTCCCAAGCACAGGAGTTCTAATGCAGACAGGCTTTCAAGTCGTACTAGATCACCGAAACGTGCTAGATCAAGATCTCCTGCATCTCATTCACCTGTGAGGGAGAGACTTCACACTCGCACCAAACCCCCACACCCGAAAAAATCACCATCTCGTTCCCCTGTTCATGCTAAACAAAAGACTTCAAGCCGTACTAGATCTCCAAATCAGGAGAAATCAAGGTCTCTGCCGCCTCTTTCACCACGTAGTAAAAGACTGAAAAGAGCTAAATCTGAACGAGATGCTGATAAAGGGAGCGAGAGGGAATACGAGAAAAATCACAATAGGAAGAGTGGAAAGGCTGCTCGTGAGGAAGAGGAATTGGACAGGCATTTGCCAACTgagaagaaagagagaaggTCAGGAAGGGATGATGCTGGTAATAGTTCTAGATCCAGACACGAACGCTCCCATTCACCTTCTGATCGTCGCCGCATGGGACAGCGAAGATCTAGATCTCCTTCTGCCGCTGACAACAGAGGACGTAATGAG CTGACGAACTCAAGAGATGATGAAGATCG CAGTAACGGTGAAAGCGAGGCTCTAGTTAAGATGAGGGCTGTGGAAGAGTCCTTGGAAGCAAAGGAAAAG CAGCATAAACCTTCATTTGAGTTGTCTGGAAAACTTGCAGCAGAAACCAATCGAGTAAAAG GTGTAACACTGCTGTTCAATGAGCCGCCTGATGCTCGCAAACCAGAAGTAAGGTGGCGCTTGTATGTTTTCAAGGGTGGTGAAGTGCTCAATG ATCCTCTTTATGTACACCGTCAAAGTTGCTATCTTTTTGGCAGAGAGAGAAGGGTTGCAGACATCCCAACAGATCATCCATCCTGCAGTAAACAACATTCTGTTCTTCAGTATAG GCAAGTGGAAGAGGAAAACCCAGATGGTGGCGTGACAAAACGAGTGAG GCCTTACTTGATGGATCTTGGAAGCACCAATGGGACTTTTGTCAAT GATGAGCGGCTTGAATCTCAGCGATATTATGAACTATTTGAGAAAGACACTATCAAATTTGGCAATAGCAG CCGCGAGTATGTTCTGCTGCATGAGAATTCTACTGGGTGA
- the LOC121802466 gene encoding FHA domain-containing protein DDL-like isoform X2, translating to MGRRNSVSPVRTDRSPRRRSPSRRERSPAREKGKSPPKHRSSNADRLSSRTRSPKRARSRSPASHSPVRERLHTRTKPPHPKKSPSRSPVHAKQKTSSRTRSPNQEKSRSLPPLSPRSKRLKRAKSERDADKGSEREYEKNHNRKSGKAAREEEELDRHLPTEKKERRSGRDDAGNSSRSRHERSHSPSDRRRMGQRRSRSPSAADNRGRNELTNSRDDEDRSNGESEALVKMRAVEESLEAKEKHKPSFELSGKLAAETNRVKGVTLLFNEPPDARKPEVRWRLYVFKGGEVLNDPLYVHRQSCYLFGRERRVADIPTDHPSCSKQHSVLQYRQVEEENPDGGVTKRVRPYLMDLGSTNGTFVNDERLESQRYYELFEKDTIKFGNSSREYVLLHENSTG from the exons ATGGGGCGCCGCAACTCTGTCTCTCCTGTCAGAACTGATAGGTCTCCTCGTAGGAGAAGCCCATCTAGAAGAGAAAGATCTCCTGCTCGTGAAAAAGGGAAATCTCCTCCCAAGCACAGGAGTTCTAATGCAGACAGGCTTTCAAGTCGTACTAGATCACCGAAACGTGCTAGATCAAGATCTCCTGCATCTCATTCACCTGTGAGGGAGAGACTTCACACTCGCACCAAACCCCCACACCCGAAAAAATCACCATCTCGTTCCCCTGTTCATGCTAAACAAAAGACTTCAAGCCGTACTAGATCTCCAAATCAGGAGAAATCAAGGTCTCTGCCGCCTCTTTCACCACGTAGTAAAAGACTGAAAAGAGCTAAATCTGAACGAGATGCTGATAAAGGGAGCGAGAGGGAATACGAGAAAAATCACAATAGGAAGAGTGGAAAGGCTGCTCGTGAGGAAGAGGAATTGGACAGGCATTTGCCAACTgagaagaaagagagaaggTCAGGAAGGGATGATGCTGGTAATAGTTCTAGATCCAGACACGAACGCTCCCATTCACCTTCTGATCGTCGCCGCATGGGACAGCGAAGATCTAGATCTCCTTCTGCCGCTGACAACAGAGGACGTAATGAG CTGACGAACTCAAGAGATGATGAAGATCG CAGTAACGGTGAAAGCGAGGCTCTAGTTAAGATGAGGGCTGTGGAAGAGTCCTTGGAAGCAAAGGAAAAG CATAAACCTTCATTTGAGTTGTCTGGAAAACTTGCAGCAGAAACCAATCGAGTAAAAG GTGTAACACTGCTGTTCAATGAGCCGCCTGATGCTCGCAAACCAGAAGTAAGGTGGCGCTTGTATGTTTTCAAGGGTGGTGAAGTGCTCAATG ATCCTCTTTATGTACACCGTCAAAGTTGCTATCTTTTTGGCAGAGAGAGAAGGGTTGCAGACATCCCAACAGATCATCCATCCTGCAGTAAACAACATTCTGTTCTTCAGTATAG GCAAGTGGAAGAGGAAAACCCAGATGGTGGCGTGACAAAACGAGTGAG GCCTTACTTGATGGATCTTGGAAGCACCAATGGGACTTTTGTCAAT GATGAGCGGCTTGAATCTCAGCGATATTATGAACTATTTGAGAAAGACACTATCAAATTTGGCAATAGCAG CCGCGAGTATGTTCTGCTGCATGAGAATTCTACTGGGTGA
- the LOC121802466 gene encoding FHA domain-containing protein DDL-like isoform X3 — translation MGRRNSVSPVRTDRSPRRRSPSRRERSPAREKGKSPPKHRSSNADRLSSRTRSPKRARSRSPASHSPVRERLHTRTKPPHPKKSPSRSPVHAKQKTSSRTRSPNQEKSRSLPPLSPRSKRLKRAKSERDADKGSEREYEKNHNRKSGKAAREEEELDRHLPTEKKERRSGRDDAGNSSRSRHERSHSPSDRRRMGQRRSRSPSAADNRGRNELTNSRDDEDRNGESEALVKMRAVEESLEAKEKQHKPSFELSGKLAAETNRVKGVTLLFNEPPDARKPEVRWRLYVFKGGEVLNDPLYVHRQSCYLFGRERRVADIPTDHPSCSKQHSVLQYRQVEEENPDGGVTKRVRPYLMDLGSTNGTFVNDERLESQRYYELFEKDTIKFGNSSREYVLLHENSTG, via the exons ATGGGGCGCCGCAACTCTGTCTCTCCTGTCAGAACTGATAGGTCTCCTCGTAGGAGAAGCCCATCTAGAAGAGAAAGATCTCCTGCTCGTGAAAAAGGGAAATCTCCTCCCAAGCACAGGAGTTCTAATGCAGACAGGCTTTCAAGTCGTACTAGATCACCGAAACGTGCTAGATCAAGATCTCCTGCATCTCATTCACCTGTGAGGGAGAGACTTCACACTCGCACCAAACCCCCACACCCGAAAAAATCACCATCTCGTTCCCCTGTTCATGCTAAACAAAAGACTTCAAGCCGTACTAGATCTCCAAATCAGGAGAAATCAAGGTCTCTGCCGCCTCTTTCACCACGTAGTAAAAGACTGAAAAGAGCTAAATCTGAACGAGATGCTGATAAAGGGAGCGAGAGGGAATACGAGAAAAATCACAATAGGAAGAGTGGAAAGGCTGCTCGTGAGGAAGAGGAATTGGACAGGCATTTGCCAACTgagaagaaagagagaaggTCAGGAAGGGATGATGCTGGTAATAGTTCTAGATCCAGACACGAACGCTCCCATTCACCTTCTGATCGTCGCCGCATGGGACAGCGAAGATCTAGATCTCCTTCTGCCGCTGACAACAGAGGACGTAATGAG CTGACGAACTCAAGAGATGATGAAGATCG TAACGGTGAAAGCGAGGCTCTAGTTAAGATGAGGGCTGTGGAAGAGTCCTTGGAAGCAAAGGAAAAG CAGCATAAACCTTCATTTGAGTTGTCTGGAAAACTTGCAGCAGAAACCAATCGAGTAAAAG GTGTAACACTGCTGTTCAATGAGCCGCCTGATGCTCGCAAACCAGAAGTAAGGTGGCGCTTGTATGTTTTCAAGGGTGGTGAAGTGCTCAATG ATCCTCTTTATGTACACCGTCAAAGTTGCTATCTTTTTGGCAGAGAGAGAAGGGTTGCAGACATCCCAACAGATCATCCATCCTGCAGTAAACAACATTCTGTTCTTCAGTATAG GCAAGTGGAAGAGGAAAACCCAGATGGTGGCGTGACAAAACGAGTGAG GCCTTACTTGATGGATCTTGGAAGCACCAATGGGACTTTTGTCAAT GATGAGCGGCTTGAATCTCAGCGATATTATGAACTATTTGAGAAAGACACTATCAAATTTGGCAATAGCAG CCGCGAGTATGTTCTGCTGCATGAGAATTCTACTGGGTGA
- the LOC121802466 gene encoding FHA domain-containing protein DDL-like isoform X4 — protein MGRRNSVSPVRTDRSPRRRSPSRRERSPAREKGKSPPKHRSSNADRLSSRTRSPKRARSRSPASHSPVRERLHTRTKPPHPKKSPSRSPVHAKQKTSSRTRSPNQEKSRSLPPLSPRSKRLKRAKSERDADKGSEREYEKNHNRKSGKAAREEEELDRHLPTEKKERRSGRDDAGNSSRSRHERSHSPSDRRRMGQRRSRSPSAADNRGRNELTNSRDDEDRNGESEALVKMRAVEESLEAKEKHKPSFELSGKLAAETNRVKGVTLLFNEPPDARKPEVRWRLYVFKGGEVLNDPLYVHRQSCYLFGRERRVADIPTDHPSCSKQHSVLQYRQVEEENPDGGVTKRVRPYLMDLGSTNGTFVNDERLESQRYYELFEKDTIKFGNSSREYVLLHENSTG, from the exons ATGGGGCGCCGCAACTCTGTCTCTCCTGTCAGAACTGATAGGTCTCCTCGTAGGAGAAGCCCATCTAGAAGAGAAAGATCTCCTGCTCGTGAAAAAGGGAAATCTCCTCCCAAGCACAGGAGTTCTAATGCAGACAGGCTTTCAAGTCGTACTAGATCACCGAAACGTGCTAGATCAAGATCTCCTGCATCTCATTCACCTGTGAGGGAGAGACTTCACACTCGCACCAAACCCCCACACCCGAAAAAATCACCATCTCGTTCCCCTGTTCATGCTAAACAAAAGACTTCAAGCCGTACTAGATCTCCAAATCAGGAGAAATCAAGGTCTCTGCCGCCTCTTTCACCACGTAGTAAAAGACTGAAAAGAGCTAAATCTGAACGAGATGCTGATAAAGGGAGCGAGAGGGAATACGAGAAAAATCACAATAGGAAGAGTGGAAAGGCTGCTCGTGAGGAAGAGGAATTGGACAGGCATTTGCCAACTgagaagaaagagagaaggTCAGGAAGGGATGATGCTGGTAATAGTTCTAGATCCAGACACGAACGCTCCCATTCACCTTCTGATCGTCGCCGCATGGGACAGCGAAGATCTAGATCTCCTTCTGCCGCTGACAACAGAGGACGTAATGAG CTGACGAACTCAAGAGATGATGAAGATCG TAACGGTGAAAGCGAGGCTCTAGTTAAGATGAGGGCTGTGGAAGAGTCCTTGGAAGCAAAGGAAAAG CATAAACCTTCATTTGAGTTGTCTGGAAAACTTGCAGCAGAAACCAATCGAGTAAAAG GTGTAACACTGCTGTTCAATGAGCCGCCTGATGCTCGCAAACCAGAAGTAAGGTGGCGCTTGTATGTTTTCAAGGGTGGTGAAGTGCTCAATG ATCCTCTTTATGTACACCGTCAAAGTTGCTATCTTTTTGGCAGAGAGAGAAGGGTTGCAGACATCCCAACAGATCATCCATCCTGCAGTAAACAACATTCTGTTCTTCAGTATAG GCAAGTGGAAGAGGAAAACCCAGATGGTGGCGTGACAAAACGAGTGAG GCCTTACTTGATGGATCTTGGAAGCACCAATGGGACTTTTGTCAAT GATGAGCGGCTTGAATCTCAGCGATATTATGAACTATTTGAGAAAGACACTATCAAATTTGGCAATAGCAG CCGCGAGTATGTTCTGCTGCATGAGAATTCTACTGGGTGA